CAGCCCGATGGAAGGACACGACGGTCCGCCGATCTTGTTCTACTTGGGCACGCTATTGGTCGGAACGTTTCCCTGGTCGATGTTTGCGATCCCGATCGGCATCGCTGCTTATGACAGCTACAAAAAACAGCCCGAGGTGCGACCTGCGATCGTCCTTTCGGTTTGTTGGGTGGCTGTCTATGTCGGCTTCTTTTCGATTGCGGCAACCAAGTTACCCAGCTACATCACACCCTGTTATCCCGGCGTGGCACTCTGCATCGGTTGGTTCCTGTATCGCGTGGCGGAATCGCAATTCGATTGGCCGCGGTGGCTCAAAGCGGGCTTCTTTTGCGGTATCGCCGTAGGGATCGGAATCGCCATCGGCTTGGCCGGTCCCGCGACCGAGCTCCTGCCCGACGCGTCGATCGTTGGCATCGCCGGGATCGTCCTGGCGGTAGCCAGCTGCATCGGCGCTGCCCTGGTTGTGGAGAAGCATGCCGACCTCGGGATCCGATCGTTTGTTATCGGGGGCGTATTGGCGACCGGGCTGCTGTTTACCCTGGGCCCTCGTCTGGCCGACAATCACCGCACCGAACTGGATCTGTTGACGCAACAACTGGCCGATCGCCAGCGGTCGGAGATCATCGTCGCTGGAAACATCGAACCCAGTTGGGTGTTCTACGCCGACGGCGCGTTGCCCGCAGTCGGGATCGACGATGATGGACGCTGGCTCACCCGACTCTCCGACCACCTGCAGCAACCGGGCGACCGCGTTGCGCTGGTCCGCGGCAACCAAATGCCACGGGTAACAAGTCATCTGACGAACCGATTCGGATCTGAATCGATGGACATTCTGTCGAAAGCACGCGGTTTTTTGACCAAAGACGACTGGGTTGCGATTCGCTTGAATGCGCCCCCAGCCCACGTGACCGCAAGCAAAACTGAAGAAACAATAACCAACTACTAACCGAGAAGGAGGTCATCATGGTCCCTCGAATGCTCCCCATTTTCCTGACGCTAGCTCTCCTCGTCCCTTTGACCTGCGGCTCGAAGCCCGTCTTGGCTCAGCCGCCAAAGATCGAAGCGGAGAGCCCATCGATGTTCAGCAAGCTGAACCCGATGAATTGGTCCGCTCCCAAAATGCCGACGATGAAATTTCCGACCGTCTCGCAACGCAAGCCGGTTCCCAAATCGAAGGAGCCTGGGTTTTGGAGCAGCGTCGGTACCAGCACGCGGTCGGCTTGGAACAAGACGACCGACTTTCTGAATCCGTTTGACGACCAGCCAAAGAAAAAGAAGTCGGAGAGCTTTTTTAGCAAGCTGACCAAGCCAGCTGAAAAGCCGCGTCCCGTCAGCACCGTCGGGGACTTCTTGCAGCAACCCCATCCGTATTAGTCGATGCGGTTGTGGAGATCGCTCGACGGCGTCGAGCGACCACGGGGGGAAGGATGCCAGCATTAAAACCTCTCCTTTCCCTGAGCGGCGGAGGCGTTAGGATGGATCGCTGCGACGCAGGCGGGCTGTGTCGGCAGAGATTGATCCGATTGCCCCACGGGTTCATGGATGGCGAGAAACGAGCAACTGATTCGGCAACATAAGATCTTGCAACTGTTGGAAGACGCGCGCTACGGCCGCACGTTGGACGAGATCCGCGACGATCTGATCACCGACCTCGGATTGTCCAAGCTGCACGAACGGACCGTTCGCCGCGATATCGAAGCGTTGCAGTCGGCCGGTTACGATTTGGATGTCGAAACCAACCAACGTGGCAAGGTCTGGAAACTGGGGCGTGTCGATCGCGGGATTCATAAGATCAGTGCGACCGCGACGGAATTGATCGCTCTTTCAATCGGCCGCGATCTGTTGAACCCATTGGCTGGGACACAGTATTGGCAGGGGGTCGAATCGTTCTGGAACAAGTTGGAAGAAGAAGTTCCCAACGGCGTCTACGACCACTATTCCAAATTCCGCGAAACGCTGTGCGTCTACGGCGTGCCGACGAAGACCTACGAAAAGCACGCTGGGATTTTGCGGACGATCAATCGCGCGATCGTCGAGCATCGGATCGTTGAAATCGATTACCAATCTCCCGGTCGCGCCGCTTCGACGCGGCGGATCGAACCGTATGGATTGGCGATCTATCAATCCAGCATCTACGTGATCGCGGCGGCCGAAGAGGTGGAAGATCCCAAAGAGCGAATGCGGCACTGGAAATTGGATCGGTTCACCAAAGCGACGGCGCTGGACGAATGGTTCAAGCCCGATCCCGATGTCGACATCCAAACACATCTCAACCGAAGTTTTGGAATCTTCTCCGGCGAAGCGACCGAGAGCGTTCAAATTCGGTTGTCTTCGTTTGGGGCGGCTTGGGTTCGCGAGGATCCTTGGCACACCGAACAGCAATTGGATATGCAGCCCGATGGTGGCGCGATCCTAACGGTTTCTTCCGCCCATCCACGGGAGTTGATGCCGAAGTTGTTGTCGCTGGGGGCGGAAGCGGAGGTGATCGGCCCCGAATCGTTCCGCACCGCGGTCACCGACGTGATCGCTCGGTTGGCCAAAACCTATTCGGTTCAGCCGGCCGAGGGCCAGTGAGCCGGTTCGCCCTGCGTGCCGATAATCCTTTGACCGGCCAGCAATCGATCGGTCCGAGCGTAGTGATACGTCAGTGCCGTCCCGCCAGCGGATGAATCGCCCGGGGCGCGATGCCAATCGATCTGTACACGATCGTAGAGATTGTTGTCGCTGGCGACGTCGTAGCCTTCGATCTCGTCCAGCACCACCAGGGTCTCTGCGACGTGAGGCGATGCGATCGTCCAGATCTCTCCGGCGATCCAGTCGTCTCCTGGAGTCATCGCCGGATAGGGACCAAGATCGTACAGAAAGCCCCACGCAAAAGCGGGTTGGATCTCCACCGGCGCGTGAGGCCACATCCGCTCGCGACACTCACCGCGTTTGAGCGTCCCGTAGACAAAAAAACTTGTCGCTCCATCCATCGATTCGGTTGTCCCAAGAAAGAGGGCTGTCGCCCGGTCGTCGGCCGCAGCCAGAGTGTCGGCCGTTGATTACGGTTTGGGAAGCGCGCCCAGCGGTTGTTCTGTTCGGCGACGAAGTGCCAGACAGGAGGCGACAGCGATCACACCTACCGCAGAGGCTAGGCGAGTGTGTGTTGCCATCGATTCGAAGACCAACCCGATTTGACTCGGCGATTCGGCCTCCGCATCGGCGGGTCCGCTGCCGTCGGCTTCGACAAACAACTGAGTCATCTTCAAGCCGCCGTAGGAGAGAGACATCCCGACCAGGTCGCTCGATGTATCGGCGGTCAGATCGATCATCTCATTTTGTACCGCGCGGGTGAGCTGTTGGGCGAGATCCGAGTTTTGGACGATCCAGCGATCCAATGCGTCGCCGTATCGATCGCTGCCAGCATTCCAGGATC
Above is a genomic segment from Rosistilla ulvae containing:
- a CDS encoding gamma-glutamylcyclotransferase family protein, whose product is MDGATSFFVYGTLKRGECRERMWPHAPVEIQPAFAWGFLYDLGPYPAMTPGDDWIAGEIWTIASPHVAETLVVLDEIEGYDVASDNNLYDRVQIDWHRAPGDSSAGGTALTYHYARTDRLLAGQRIIGTQGEPAHWPSAG
- a CDS encoding ArnT family glycosyltransferase; translation: MRSWIIVTCLCSIVLLADLGGARLWDRDEPRNARCAAEMLENGDWIVPTFAGELRTHKPPLLYWMQMVSYQVFGVNEFSARLPSALCGLGTVLLTISIATRLLGHRVAPWVGISLGTSLMFVLASRAATPDGPLIFCSTLAIAIYVQLSHRIVETESSTRLEYHWPNILGWIAVYAACGLAVLAKGPIGLLLPGCVIGLHAIWQLNHSKNIESQGCLSDSDSGSTAIGRGIFARLVAGILAAGRFVVAAISTAWKMHPLLALAVVLLVAGPWYVAVGRETDGVWLREFFLEHNVSRALSPMEGHDGPPILFYLGTLLVGTFPWSMFAIPIGIAAYDSYKKQPEVRPAIVLSVCWVAVYVGFFSIAATKLPSYITPCYPGVALCIGWFLYRVAESQFDWPRWLKAGFFCGIAVGIGIAIGLAGPATELLPDASIVGIAGIVLAVASCIGAALVVEKHADLGIRSFVIGGVLATGLLFTLGPRLADNHRTELDLLTQQLADRQRSEIIVAGNIEPSWVFYADGALPAVGIDDDGRWLTRLSDHLQQPGDRVALVRGNQMPRVTSHLTNRFGSESMDILSKARGFLTKDDWVAIRLNAPPAHVTASKTEETITNY
- a CDS encoding helix-turn-helix transcriptional regulator: MARNEQLIRQHKILQLLEDARYGRTLDEIRDDLITDLGLSKLHERTVRRDIEALQSAGYDLDVETNQRGKVWKLGRVDRGIHKISATATELIALSIGRDLLNPLAGTQYWQGVESFWNKLEEEVPNGVYDHYSKFRETLCVYGVPTKTYEKHAGILRTINRAIVEHRIVEIDYQSPGRAASTRRIEPYGLAIYQSSIYVIAAAEEVEDPKERMRHWKLDRFTKATALDEWFKPDPDVDIQTHLNRSFGIFSGEATESVQIRLSSFGAAWVREDPWHTEQQLDMQPDGGAILTVSSAHPRELMPKLLSLGAEAEVIGPESFRTAVTDVIARLAKTYSVQPAEGQ